In the Fusarium oxysporum f. sp. lycopersici 4287 chromosome 9, whole genome shotgun sequence genome, one interval contains:
- a CDS encoding adenosylmethionine decarboxylase, producing MTSVPYNCTFSPASATPHLTINHDVAADLDSTNAFEGPEKLLEVWFAPSPTTLPPTAPVNGLKAVPADTWVPMLDMVNCKVLSVLESEMMDAYLLSESSMFVFPHKIILKTCGTTTLLLGLQRMLHIAAKHGFPFHNANSADDIQAAATPYRVFYSRKNFLFPERQQGPHRSWKQEVKYLDDMFDGGSAYMVGKMNGDHWYLYLTSPNQQALTPPRTPGEVEGTKIPVGTSFNGLPSSYHDETLEILMTDLDPENAKQFYLSHASAVASDKMAAEAKDAREEAINSLGGLAETVDEVDVFANEDDTMLDSIEALTTEGHALGTVVSESCGLSSVYPTSKYPDARVDAYLFSPCGFSANGVVPPEAGKGEHYFTVHVTPEPQCSFASFETNVPGGQSGRTTTEIIEHVVDIFKPGRFSVTLFEAKGAAQNPYCMGDDDSNNWAAKRLVDPVRGYRRIDRIVHDFEDYDLVFRFYEREGWAGTKNARVGEPVSPTK from the coding sequence ATGACCTCCGTCCCGTACAACTGCACCTTTTCGCCTGCCTCGGCTACACCTCATCTGACAATCAACCATGATGTAGCCGCCGACCTCGACTCGACCAACGCTTTTGAAGGTcctgagaagcttctcgaggtTTGGTTCGCTCCTAGCCCGACGACTCTGCCTCCTACTGCTCCCGTCAATGGCCTAAAGGCAGTTCCAGCTGATACTTGGGTTCCCATGCTTGATATGGTCAATTGCAAGGTCCTGTCTGTTCTTGAGAGTGAAATGATGGATGCGTATCTTCTCTCCGAGTCGAGCATGTTTGTCTTTCCTCACAAGATCATTCTCAAGACTTGCGGAACCActacccttcttctcggccttcaACGAATGCTTCACATCGCCGCCAAACATGGATTCCCATTCCATAATGCCAATTCGGCCGACGACATTCAAGCAGCAGCGACTCCATACCGAGTATTCTACAGTCGCAAAAACTTTCTCTTCCCCGAGAGACAGCAAGGCCCCCACCGCAGCTGGAAACAAGAGGTCAAGTATCTCGACGACATGTTCGACGGAGGTAGTGCCTATATGGTAGGCAAGATGAACGGCGATCACTGGTATCTGTACCTCACCTCACCCAACCAGCAAGCCCTCACGCCACCTCGTACACCCGGTGAGGTCGAAGGCACCAAGATCCCCGTCGGGACATCCTTCAATGGACTCCCAAGCAGTTACCATGACGAGACGCTCGAAATCCTCATGACGGATCTCGATCCCGAAAACGCCAAGCAGTTCTATCTGTCGCACGCGAGTGCGGTCGCCAGCGACAAGATGGCTGCAGAGGCGAAGGATGCACGCGAGGAAgccatcaacagccttggaGGGCTTGCCGAGACTGTTGACGAGGTTGATGTTTTCGCGAACGAAGACGACACCATGCTCGACTCAATTGAGGCTCTGACCACTGAAGGTCACGCATTGGGAACTGTCGTCTCGGAGAGTTGCGGCCTCTCCAGCGTCTACCCAACCAGCAAGTATCCCGATGCGCGAGTCGACGCATACCTGTTCAGTCCCTGCGGCTTCTCGGCTAATGGCGTCGTCCCTCCTGAGGCTGGCAAGGGTGAGCATTACTTTACAGTTCACGTCACCCCCGAGCCTCAGTGTTCCTTCGCTTCATTCGAGACCAACGTCCCTGGTGGTCAGAGCGGACGTACCACGACTGAGATTATTGAACATGTTGTAGACATCTTCAAGCCCGGTCGTTTCAGCGTCACTCTTTTTGAAGCAAAGGGTGCAGCTCAGAACCCATACTGCAtgggcgatgatgattcCAACAATTGGGCTGCCAAGCGTCTTGTTGATCCTGTTCGAGGATACAGACGCATTGATCGTATTGTTCACGATTTTGAGGATTACGATCTTGTCTTTCGCTTTTACGAACGTGAAGGATGGGCTGGAACTAAGAATGCTCGTGTTGGAGAGCCTGTTAGTCCTACCAAGTGA
- a CDS encoding H/ACA ribonucleoprotein complex subunit 3, with product MHLMYTLDAQGNRLYTLKKVAQGQVTKSAHPARFSPDDKWSRQRVTLKRRFELLLTQQKEQ from the exons ATGCATCTCATGTACACCCTCGACGCCCAAGGCAATCGCCTGTACACCCTCAAGAAGGTCGCCCAAGGACAAGTCACCAAGTCCGCCCACCCCGCGCGCTTCTCCCCCGATGACAAGTGGTCGCGCCAGCGCGTTACTCTCAAGCGACGATTTGAGCTTCTCTTGACTCAGCAGA AGGAACAATAA
- a CDS encoding UPF0271 protein, which produces MSSDAAAHKPIHSLVLDTGPLIKNDPPANTLRAKAEQLYTLPCIISEIRDAATRARVETTLLPFITLRSPNPESVKVIRDFARRTGDLAVLSKPDIDVLALGYELECERNGGDWRLRKTPGQKGLNGKPNKPAEGEVKTEAEAKTEAEAEKVEETLEKAVDNLTIENPLEQPTVGESSQSTEAKDTVAETVAEPEPKVTESGTEVTEETATNTTAETAQAGEKADETIEAVEEASDGDASDDEGGWITPSNLKKHQAADTGATPSAPVQKTLQAAVLTSDYAMQNVALRMNLNLVAPSLARITHLKNWVLRCHGCFKITKEMNKQFCPSCGQPTLNRVSCSTDEHGNFKIHLKKNFQWNNRGNVYSVPKPVHGSANGRLPKNAGGKNGWGNNLILAEDQKEFTRAGEEQRRQRKKDIMDQDYLPDLLTGHRAGGGQKIRVGAGRNVNSKKKH; this is translated from the coding sequence atgtcttcagACGCAGCGGCTCACAAGCCCATTCACAGCCTTGTACTTGATACAGGCCCTCTCATCAAGAACGACCCCCCCGCGAATACCCTTCGAGCTAAAGCTGAACAACTCTATACACTTCCCTGCATTATTTCCGAAATTCGAGATGCTGCCACACGAGCACGAGTAGAGACGACGCTCCTACCTTTCATCACCCTACGATCGCCCAACCCCGAGAGTGTAAAAGTCATTCGAGACTTTGCGAGAAGAACAGGAGATTTGGCCGTTTTGAGCAAGCCCGATATTGACGTCTTGGCGCTAGGGTATGAGTTGGAGTGTGAGCGAAATGGAGGTGATTGGAGATTGAGAAAGACGCCTGGTCAGAAGGGTTTGAATGGGAAGCCAAACAAGCCTGCTGAGGGTGAGGTTAagactgaggctgaggctaagactgaggctgaggctgagaaggttgaggagacTCTAGAGAAGGCTGTTGACAATCTCACAATCGAGAACCCTCTTGAGCAGCCTACGGTCGGAGAGTCCAGTCAGTCTACAGAGGCAAAGGACACTGTCGCAGAGACTGTCGCTGAGCCAGAGCCCAAGGTCACAGAGTCAGGCACAGAGGTCACCGAAGAGACCGCCACAAACACGACCGCAGAGACAGCGCAGGCTGGCGAAAAGGCCGACGAAACAATCGAAGCCGTTGAAGAGGCATCTGACGGCGACGCCTCCGACGATGAAGGCGGCTGGATCACCCCCTCAAACCTCAAGAAGCACCAAGCAGCAGACACTGGAGCGACACCCTCAGCGCCCGTCCAAAAGACCCTCCAAGCCGCAGTCCTCACATCCGATTACGCCATGCAAAACGTCGCTCTCCGAATGAACCTCAACCTCGTCGCACCATCCCTCGCACGAATCACACATCTCAAGAACTGGGTTCTCCGCTGCCACGGCTGCTTCAAGATCACAAAAGAGATGAACAAGCAATTCTGTCCCTCTTGCGGCCAACCTACTCTCAACAGAGTAAGCTGCTCGACCGATGAGCACGGCAACTTCAAGATCcatctcaagaagaactttcaGTGGAATAACCGTGGAAATGTCTACAGTGTTCCCAAGCCTGTTCACGGGTCTGCGAATGGTCGTCTTCCAAAGAACGCGGGCGGAAAGAATGGCTGGGGAAATAATCTCATTCTGGCGGAGGATCAGAAGGAGTTTACGCGGGCGGGAGAGGAACAGAGACGtcagaggaagaaggatatcATGGATCAGGATTATCTGCCCGATTTATTAACGGGGCATCGTGCAGGTGGCGGTCAAAAGATTCGTGTTGGAGCGGGACGAAATGTAaactcgaagaagaagcactAG